The DNA region TGGGTAGACTGGGTTATAGACTGGGTTATAGACTGGGTTATAGACTGTACTGTAGACTGGGTAGACTGGGTTATAGACCGGGTTACCTGTCGGGACGAAGATGTTGGCGAAGATGATGAGGGCTGACAGGAAGAGGCAGACGGCCTGAGACACTCTCCGGCCGAGGTAACTGAGCATGCCCAGAGCCAGAAGTTTGGCGGGAAAATCAACGGCTCCAAAGATGATCTGCATCAAGTAAATACTCAcctggacaggtagacaggtagacaggtagacagttAGACAGGttgacaggtagacaggtggacaggtagacaggtggacaggtagacaggtggacagttagacaggtggacaggtagacaggtgggcagttagacaggtggacaggtagacaggtgggcagttagacaggtggacaggtagacaggtggacaggtgggcaggtggacaggtagacaggtggacaggtagacaggtggacaggtagacaggtagacaggtggacaggtggacagttAGACAGGttgacaggtagacaggtggacaggtagacaggtagacaggtggacaggtagacaggtggacaggtggacaggtggacagttagacaggtggacaggtagacaggtgggcagttagacaggtggacaggtagacaggtggacaggtgggcaggtggacaggtagacagttggacaggtagacagttggacaggtagacaggtggacagttagacaggtggacaggtagacaggtggacaggtagacaggtggacagttcgacaggtagacaggtggacagttAGACAGGttgacaggtagacaggtggacagttAGACAGGttgacaggtagacaggtggacaggtagacaggtagacaggtggacaggtggacagttAGACAGGTGGACATTTAGACAgttagacaggtggacaggtggacaggtgagcaggtagacaggtggacaggtgggcaggtggacaggtagacagtTGGATAgttagacaggtagacaggtagacaggtggacagttagacaggtagacaggtgtacaggtagacaggtggacaggtagacaggtggacaggtgggcaggtggacaggtagacaggtagacaggcggacaggtagacaggtggacagttGGACAGGTGTAAGCTAACATGTAGCATTGATGCTAACCCCAAACTTCTGCAGGTCCATCGCCAAACCGTAGTACGCAAAGCTGGTGGAGAACCTgcaagagagacaggaagtcaacaggtagacaggaagtcaacaagtagacaggaagtcaacaggtagacaggaagtcaacaagtagacaggaagtcaacaggtagacaggaagtcaacatttagacaggaagtcaacaagtagacaggaagtcaacaggtagacaggaagtcaacaggtagacaggaagtcaacaggtagacaggaagtcaacatttagacaggaagtcaacaagtagacaggaagtcaacaggtagacaggaagtgagcaggtaGACAGGAAGTCAACAGGTAGACAGGAAGTCACCAGACGGCGATGAGGCAGATGGAGATGCGTCTCATCCCTCGGGTCCTCAGCAGGTCGTAGGCGGTGAAAGACGATTGGCTGAGCTCCATCTCTTTCTTCATGTGGGACTGGAGCACCTGCAGGTCACATGGTACAgatctctgctctgattggacGGCACACGGAGAGTAAAGGTCATGTGACTCGTTACCTCCAGCGTTAGCTTGTCGACCATCTCCGGTCTCCCGTTGATCCGAGCGACGCGGTGAAGCGTCTTCAACGCGTCCTCAGAACGCCGACGCAGGACCAGCCAACGGGCCGACTCCGAGTACcacctgaccaatcagagcagaggaTACAacctgaccaatcagagcagaggaTACAaccctgaccaatcagaggatacaacctgaccaatcagagcagaggaTACAacctgaccaatcagagcagactATACcacctgaccaatcagagcagaggaTACaacctgaccaatcagaggataccacctgaccaatcagagcagaggaTACAacctgaccaatcagagcagactATACAAcctgaccaatcacagagcaggaTATAAGGTTTAGGGTTAATGCATTTGCTTTGATGTAACAGGAAGTGAGGTAGACAGGTGAGGCAGACAGGTGTGACACTCACCAGCTGTAGGCGAAGAACAGGAAGTGGGGAGCACAGACGAACACCTGCAGCTTCCTCCAGTCCCTCAGCCAATAGGCAAGCCCCGCCAGGATCATCTGACCAaaggtgaagaagaaggaagtgagcgTGCCGACTAACGTCCTCGCCTTGGTCGGGATCCACTCCACCTctgacaggtgagacaggtggagagagacaggtgagacaggtgagacaagtaagacaggtggagagagagacaggtggagagagagacaggtagacagacaggtagacagacaggtaggcagacagacagacagacaggtaaacaggtagacagtcagacagacaggtagacaggtagacagtcagacagacaggtagacaggtagacaggtactCAGTGAGACTCCGTTGAGGATGATCCCGGACACCGCCATGCCGCTCAGGAACCTGAAGACGCAGTAGGTGGAGTAAGACGGAGAAAGGGCGGAGCAACAGCCGAGCACACCTAGCTGCAGGTAAGACCAGATGAGGACAGACCGCCTCCCAAACCtgggacagagacagacaggtaaggacagacagacaggtaagaaggacagagacagacaggtaagcacagatagacaggtagagacagacaggtaagaaggacagagacagacaggtaagacggacagagacagacaggtaagaaggacagagacagacaggtaagacggacagagacagacaggtaaggacagagacagacaggtaagaaggacagagacagacaggtaaggaCAGACGGACAGGTACCTGTCTGACAGCCCTCCGTAGATGATGGCTCCTGTTAAAACTCCGCCCATATAAATGGTCTGAATCATCTGTTTGAGAGGACGCAGCGTACACACCAGGTCccactgagagacagacaggtagaaagacagacaggtggagacagacaggtggagagacaggtggagagacagacaggtggagagacaggtagagagacagacaggtggagagacagacaggtagagacagagagacaggtagagagacagacaggtggagacagagagacaggtttTGGCATCAGAATGatcaggtgatcaggtgatcaGCGTCCTCCCCGTTACCTCGGAGACGGTCGTTGCGTGAAACTCGGCGCGGCTGAACGTCCATCCGTCCAAACATTCCTCCGTCAGCGCGCTAACGTTAGCCGTCACATTAGCATCTAGCAGCTGCCACTGAGGCTCCACGTACCTgcggacaggtgaggacaggtggacaggtgagttggacaggtgaggacagacaagaaggacagatgagGTGTACAGGTGAGGACATgtgaggtggacaggtgaggacaggtgaggtggacaggtgaggacaggtggacaggtgaggacaggtgaggtggacaggtggggacaggtggggacaggtgaggacaggtgaggacaggtgaggacatgTGAgaaggacaggtgaggacacgTGAgaaggacaggtgaggacaggtgaggtggacaggtgaggCCAGGTGAGGACACGTGAgaaggacaggtgaggacaggtgagaagGACAGgtgaggtggacaggtgaggacaggtgaggtggacaggtgaggtcaggtgatgacaggacaggtgaacaggtgaggacaggtgaggtcaggtgacgaCAGGTGAGGTGGAAAGGTGAGGAAGACAGGTGAGGAagacaggtgaggtcaggtggggacaggtgaggtggacaggtgaggacaggtgaggacaggtgaacaggtgaggtcaggtggggacaggtgaggtggacaggtgaggtcaggtgaggacaggtgaacaggtgaggtcaggtggggacaggtggggacaggtgaggtggacaggtgaggacaggtggggacaggtgacTGACACAGGGCCCGGTTACCTCCTGCAGCGGTCGAGTCTATTTCCTGAAGAGTCGAGAGGAATGAAAACCTTCATCAGCTGCTGCTCGTCCACCTGAAACAGTGAGACAGGTTACAGTGAGACAGGTTACCTGGTAGTGAGACGGGTTACCTGGTAGTGAGACAGGTTACAGTGAGACAGGTTACAGTGAGACAGGTTATCTGGCAGTGAGACAGGTTACCTGGTAGTGAGACAGGTTACCTGGCAGTGAGACAGGTTACCTGGTAGTGAGACAGGTTACCTGGCAGTGAGACAGGTTACCTGGTAGTTAGACAGGTTGCGGAGGCTGTGATTGGCCTACCTGGTAGTGAGACAGGTTTCGGAGGCTGTGATTGGCCGGGCTGCAGTGGTGGGCGGGGATTCCAGAGATGAAGTTGTTGAGCAGGTTCTGACTCGCCATCATGAGCCCAGGTAAACTGATCAGGGTCACATGGAGCCACTGGTACCTGCCGAACCCCCCCACCTCACCATGGCAacgggagagagacagacaggcaccATGGCAacgggagagagacagacaggtgacacaCCTCCTTCACACCTGGTCTAAGTAGTCAGATTACAGTcgcagtaatcagattacagtcaCAGTAATCACATTAGtcacagtaatcagattacagtcgcagtagtcagattacagtcacagtagtcagattacagtcacagtaatcagattacagtcaCAATAATCAGATTACAGTCACAGTAATCACATTAGTCACAGTAATCACATTAGtcacagtaatcagattacagtcgcagtagtcagattagtcacagtaatcagattacagtcgcagtaatcagattacagtagcagtaatcagattacagtcacagtaatcagattacagtcaCAGTAGTCACAGTAATCACATTAGTCACAGTAATCAGATTAGtcacagtaatcagattacagtcgCAGTAGTCAGATTAGTCACAATAATCAGATTAGTCAcagtagtcagattacagtcgcagtagtcagattagtcacagtaatcagattacagtcgcagtagtcagattacagtcgcagtaatcagattacagtaGCAGTAATCAGATTAGTCGCAGTAATCAGACTACAGTcgcagtagtcagattacagtcgtagtaatcagattacagtcgtagtaatcagattacagtcaCAGTAATCAGATTAGTCGTAGTAGTCGGACTACAGTCGCAGTAATCAGATTAGTCGCAGTAGTCGGACTACAGTCGCAGTAGTC from Scomber japonicus isolate fScoJap1 chromosome 13, fScoJap1.pri, whole genome shotgun sequence includes:
- the oatx gene encoding solute carrier family 22 member 6; amino-acid sequence: MGFADLLDEVGGFGRYQWLHVTLISLPGLMMASQNLLNNFISGIPAHHCSPANHSLRNLSHYQVDEQQLMKVFIPLDSSGNRLDRCRRYVEPQWQLLDANVTANVSALTEECLDGWTFSRAEFHATTVSEWDLVCTLRPLKQMIQTIYMGGVLTGAIIYGGLSDRFGRRSVLIWSYLQLGVLGCCSALSPSYSTYCVFRFLSGMAVSGIILNGVSLKVEWIPTKARTLVGTLTSFFFTFGQMILAGLAYWLRDWRKLQVFVCAPHFLFFAYSWWYSESARWLVLRRRSEDALKTLHRVARINGRPEMVDKLTLEVLQSHMKKEMELSQSSFTAYDLLRTRGMRRISICLIAVWFSTSFAYYGLAMDLQKFGVSIYLMQIIFGAVDFPAKLLALGMLSYLGRRVSQAVCLFLSALIIFANIFVPTDMQTLRTTLACLGKGFTSASFTTVYLYTGELYPTIIRQTGMGLVSTMARIGSMAAPAVLILDEVFPALPSVVYGGAAVLAAGFACFLPETLNVPLPDTIDDVEERWSGRGPAHQQKEDMALTGVGAPEDPGTPEDDPGALKDSLALKELKEAEGTGLNAL